A portion of the Tenacibaculum todarodis genome contains these proteins:
- a CDS encoding Pycsar system effector family protein, with the protein MDTLISKTENFVINFLNSNLEKSFVYHNVSHTQRVVEKTVELIEILDLSEIEKENLILAAWFHDIGYTKVMDGHETEGVKIAAKFLKENGLASERIEAISQMILSTEMGVEPVSEYEKILNDADCSHLGSKNFSYLTELLRREWELSKDRVLNESDWLKENIDFLTNKHRYYTSTASKIWDKQKSKNLAQLIKTEKKIKTESTKLKHKKEELAHKKSKIELPERGVETMFRVALRNHITLSDIADTKANILLSVNAIIISMALSTLLPKLDNPSNDYLITPSIIFIAFTVASIVLSIMATRPNVTQGKFTKEDVANKKVNLLFFGNFHQMKLQEFEWAMEEMMKDRDYLYSSLTKDLYFLGLVLNRKYSLLRLTYTVFMIGILVSVIAFVFAFYAQGKA; encoded by the coding sequence ATGGATACTTTGATTTCAAAAACAGAAAATTTTGTTATTAATTTTTTAAACTCAAACTTAGAAAAAAGTTTTGTGTATCATAATGTTTCTCATACACAGCGCGTAGTAGAGAAGACTGTGGAGTTAATTGAGATTTTAGATTTATCTGAAATTGAAAAAGAAAATTTAATATTAGCCGCTTGGTTTCATGATATTGGTTACACCAAGGTTATGGATGGTCATGAGACGGAAGGAGTGAAAATTGCTGCTAAATTTTTAAAAGAAAACGGTTTAGCTTCTGAGAGAATTGAAGCAATTTCACAGATGATTCTTTCTACAGAAATGGGAGTAGAACCTGTTTCCGAATATGAAAAGATATTAAATGATGCAGATTGTTCTCATTTAGGAAGTAAAAACTTTAGTTATTTAACAGAGTTGCTTAGAAGAGAATGGGAGCTTTCCAAAGATAGGGTTTTAAATGAATCTGATTGGTTGAAAGAAAACATAGATTTTTTAACTAATAAGCACCGTTATTATACTAGTACAGCCTCAAAAATTTGGGACAAACAAAAAAGTAAAAACTTAGCACAGTTAATAAAAACGGAAAAGAAAATAAAAACTGAAAGCACAAAGTTAAAACATAAAAAAGAAGAATTAGCTCACAAAAAAAGTAAGATTGAATTACCAGAGCGAGGTGTTGAAACTATGTTTAGAGTTGCACTTAGAAACCATATTACATTAAGTGATATTGCCGATACGAAAGCAAATATTTTACTTTCTGTAAATGCTATTATTATTTCTATGGCACTTTCTACTTTACTCCCAAAACTAGATAACCCATCTAATGATTATTTAATAACTCCGTCTATTATTTTTATAGCATTTACTGTTGCATCTATAGTTTTATCTATAATGGCAACTAGACCAAATGTTACGCAAGGAAAATTTACAAAAGAAGATGTAGCAAATAAGAAAGTAAATTTGTTGTTCTTTGGAAATTTTCATCAAATGAAATTACAAGAATTTGAATGGGCAATGGAAGAAATGATGAAAGATAGAGATTACCTTTATAGTTCTCTTACAAAAGATTTGTATTTCTTAGGATTGGTTTTAAATAGAAAATATAGTCTTTTAAGACTAACTTATACTGTTTTTATGATCGGTATTTTGGTAAGTGTTATTGCTTTTGTTTTTGCTTTTTATGCACAAGGTAAAGCCTAA
- a CDS encoding peptide-methionine (S)-S-oxide reductase has translation MDKETKIAFGGGCHWCTEAVFQSLKGVKEVAQGFVASINENSTFSEAVVVHFNSEKISLKTLVEVHLLTHKSTSNHSMRKKYRSAIYTFSDTQKLLIEEVMRYFKSKSAVEIITQILDFKEFKPSEKQFKNYYYTNPKKPFCEKFINPKLQLLQERFSKQLKTEHQNHL, from the coding sequence GTGGATAAAGAAACTAAAATAGCATTTGGCGGTGGTTGCCATTGGTGTACAGAAGCTGTCTTTCAATCCTTAAAAGGTGTTAAAGAAGTAGCACAAGGTTTTGTAGCATCTATTAATGAGAATAGTACATTTTCAGAAGCAGTTGTTGTACATTTTAATTCTGAAAAAATTTCTTTAAAAACTTTAGTTGAAGTGCATTTACTAACACATAAAAGCACAAGTAACCATTCTATGCGTAAAAAATACAGATCAGCTATTTATACATTTTCAGACACACAAAAACTGCTAATTGAAGAAGTTATGCGTTATTTTAAGTCAAAATCAGCTGTAGAAATCATTACACAAATATTAGATTTCAAAGAATTTAAGCCATCCGAAAAGCAATTTAAAAATTATTATTACACAAACCCTAAGAAACCTTTTTGCGAAAAATTCATCAATCCAAAATTACAATTGTTACAAGAACGATTTTCTAAACAATTAAAAACAGAACACCAAAATCATCTATAA
- the msrA gene encoding peptide-methionine (S)-S-oxide reductase MsrA, whose translation MTTNNLQIATLGGGCFWCTEAVFQEVKGVEKVVSGYAGGNVPGEPTYREICSGLTGHAEVIEITFDSNIISFEDILVIFMTTHDPTTLNQQGADRGTQYRSVIFYQNEVQQKIAQEVLKQIQPYYNDTIVTELSPLPIFYKATKEHQNYYRENTQQGYCSFVIEPKLAKLRKLHADKLK comes from the coding sequence ATGACAACTAATAATTTACAAATTGCCACTTTAGGCGGAGGTTGTTTTTGGTGCACAGAAGCTGTATTTCAAGAAGTAAAAGGTGTAGAGAAAGTAGTTTCTGGTTATGCTGGAGGAAATGTTCCTGGAGAACCAACTTACAGAGAAATTTGTTCTGGTTTAACAGGTCATGCAGAAGTAATTGAAATTACTTTTGATTCAAATATAATTTCATTTGAAGATATTTTGGTCATTTTTATGACAACTCATGATCCAACAACGTTGAACCAACAAGGTGCGGATAGAGGAACACAATATCGTTCAGTGATTTTTTATCAGAATGAAGTTCAGCAAAAAATAGCACAAGAGGTTTTAAAACAAATTCAACCGTATTATAACGATACAATTGTAACTGAATTAAGTCCTTTACCAATATTTTATAAAGCTACAAAAGAGCATCAAAATTATTATAGAGAAAATACACAACAAGGGTATTGTAGTTTTGTAATTGAACCAAAGTTGGCAAAACTGAGAAAACTACATGCAGATAAATTAAAGTAA
- a CDS encoding protein adenylyltransferase SelO, with product MKLNIQDTFNKELPADTILENSRRQVVNSCYSFVTPTKTAKPSLVHVSKEMLETIGLTSEDAKSDDFLNVFTGNEILENTQPFAMCYGGHQFGNWAGQLGDGRAINLTEIVHNNKRWAIQLKGAGETPYSRTADGLAVLRSSVREYLCSEAMFHLGVPTTRALSLSLSGSEVLRDVMYNGNPAYEKGAIVSRLAPSFIRFGNFEILASRQDIETLKQLTDYTIKHFYPGISSEGKQKYLDFLTEVRNKTIDMIVHWQRVGFVHGVMNTDNMSILGLTIDYGPYGWLEGYDLGWTPNTTDIQNKRYRFENQPNIGIWNLLKLANALYPLIEEVDPLQEILNDYHAIFKEKYLKMLQEKIGLFSSEESDSELIGRLEETLQLTETDMTIFFRNLANVSANDDVDSAFKKVTNAFYVLDEVRGEIKDYWQDWFKRYLQRLQREIFSNTERKIKMDLVNPKYVLRNYMAQLAIDDADKGDYKLIDELYQMLKNPYSEQPKNEKWFAKRPEWARNKVGCSMLSCSS from the coding sequence ATGAAGTTAAATATTCAAGATACTTTTAATAAAGAGCTACCTGCAGATACAATTTTAGAAAATTCACGCAGGCAAGTTGTAAACTCTTGCTATTCTTTTGTTACACCAACAAAAACAGCAAAGCCTAGCTTAGTACATGTTTCTAAAGAAATGTTAGAAACTATAGGTTTAACTTCTGAAGATGCAAAATCAGATGATTTTCTAAACGTTTTTACAGGAAATGAAATCTTAGAAAATACGCAGCCATTTGCAATGTGTTATGGCGGACATCAATTTGGTAATTGGGCTGGACAATTAGGTGATGGAAGAGCTATAAACCTAACAGAAATTGTACACAATAATAAACGTTGGGCAATTCAGTTAAAGGGCGCTGGTGAAACGCCATATTCAAGAACTGCAGACGGTTTAGCTGTTTTACGCTCTTCTGTTAGAGAATATTTATGTAGTGAAGCAATGTTTCATTTAGGCGTTCCAACTACGCGTGCTTTAAGTTTAAGTTTATCTGGAAGTGAAGTTTTGCGAGATGTTATGTACAACGGAAATCCTGCGTACGAAAAAGGCGCAATAGTTTCTCGTTTAGCACCGAGTTTTATCCGTTTTGGAAATTTTGAAATTCTTGCTTCAAGACAAGATATTGAAACTTTAAAACAACTTACAGATTATACAATTAAACATTTTTATCCGGGAATTTCTTCCGAAGGAAAACAAAAATATCTTGATTTTTTAACCGAAGTTAGAAACAAAACCATTGACATGATTGTGCATTGGCAACGAGTTGGTTTTGTGCACGGAGTTATGAATACCGACAACATGTCTATTTTGGGTTTAACCATAGATTATGGACCTTATGGTTGGTTAGAAGGTTACGATTTAGGTTGGACACCAAATACAACAGATATTCAAAACAAACGATATCGATTTGAAAATCAGCCAAATATTGGGATTTGGAATTTACTGAAATTAGCAAATGCCTTGTATCCTTTAATTGAAGAAGTTGATCCTTTACAGGAAATCCTAAACGATTATCATGCTATTTTTAAGGAGAAATACTTAAAAATGTTGCAAGAAAAAATCGGTTTATTTTCTTCGGAAGAAAGCGACTCTGAACTTATTGGTCGTTTAGAAGAAACCTTGCAACTTACTGAAACGGACATGACAATTTTCTTTAGAAATTTAGCCAATGTATCAGCAAACGATGACGTTGATTCAGCATTTAAAAAAGTAACAAATGCTTTTTATGTTTTAGATGAAGTTAGAGGCGAAATTAAAGATTATTGGCAAGATTGGTTTAAACGATATCTACAAAGGTTGCAAAGAGAGATTTTTTCTAATACAGAAAGAAAAATAAAAATGGATTTGGTAAATCCTAAATATGTATTGCGAAATTACATGGCACAATTAGCAATTGACGATGCAGACAAAGGAGATTATAAGTTAATTGATGAGTTATATCAAATGCTTAAAAACCCATATTCAGAACAACCAAAAAATGAAAAATGGTTTGCAAAAAGACCAGAATGGGCACGTAATAAAGTTGGTTGTTCAATGCTAAGTTGTAGCTCTTAA
- the msrB gene encoding peptide-methionine (R)-S-oxide reductase MsrB: MLTWKNIINFTVNGNPTPTKRVEKTENEWKELLTPEQFRVTRLKGTERPFSGELCSIYEEGKYNCVCCKTPLFDSTIKFESSSGWPSFTQPIEENAIKYHKDITLGMVRVEVLCNTCDAHLGHIFPDGPEPSGLRYCINSESMQLEKGAENDN; this comes from the coding sequence ATGCTTACTTGGAAAAACATTATTAATTTTACTGTAAATGGAAACCCGACTCCAACAAAAAGAGTTGAAAAAACGGAAAATGAATGGAAAGAATTACTAACTCCAGAACAGTTTAGAGTAACACGTTTAAAAGGAACTGAAAGACCTTTTTCTGGCGAACTCTGTTCAATTTACGAAGAAGGTAAATATAATTGCGTTTGTTGCAAAACCCCTCTATTTGATTCTACAATTAAATTTGAATCTAGTTCTGGCTGGCCTAGTTTTACACAACCAATTGAAGAAAACGCAATTAAGTATCATAAGGATATTACTCTTGGAATGGTACGTGTAGAAGTGCTTTGCAATACTTGCGACGCACATTTAGGACACATTTTTCCTGATGGACCAGAACCAAGCGGATTACGTTATTGTATTAATTCAGAATCTATGCAACTAGAGAAAGGAGCAGAAAATGACAACTAA
- a CDS encoding glutaredoxin family protein, protein MIKLFGAQRCHKTQYYQTFLKTRNLDYAFLDVEKNNEFAEELRNLYENRKLNFPTITINQKKLRNPTDKELEKWIKKLK, encoded by the coding sequence ATGATAAAGTTATTTGGAGCACAACGCTGTCATAAAACACAATATTATCAAACATTTTTAAAAACGCGTAATTTAGATTACGCGTTTTTAGATGTAGAAAAAAATAATGAGTTTGCAGAAGAATTACGTAATCTATATGAAAATAGAAAGCTAAATTTCCCTACAATTACTATTAATCAGAAAAAGCTAAGAAATCCAACAGATAAAGAGTTAGAAAAGTGGATAAAGAAACTAAAATAG
- a CDS encoding bifunctional alpha/beta hydrolase/OsmC family protein — protein MKSTKLTISNSKNQQLNAFLELPANQKPNYYAIFAHCFTCSSSLGAVKNISRTLTNYGFGVIRFDFTGLGRSEGEFAESHFSANVDDLIAVSNYMESNYEAPTLLVGHSLGGAAVISAAAKLNTVKAVATVGAPATVSHVKHLFSHGIEDIKSKGEVEVNIGGRPFKINNDFVENFDKTDLPSVVKNLRKPLLILHSPTDTIVGIKNAEQIYHNAHHPKSFVTLDNTDHLLSNAKDSIYVGNVIGAWAERYFEPKENQMLTTKGEQIVGHLNLLEDNFTTSIQTKNHFMIADEPTSVGGDDFGPSPYEYLNAGLIACTAMTLKLYAERKKWDLQEVFVYVSHSKKHSDDLEVQVNKPTYLDFITKKLKFVGNLDDKQKQRLKEIASKCPVHKTLASKVIFDTSILEN, from the coding sequence ATGAAAAGCACAAAACTTACTATTTCAAATTCAAAAAATCAGCAATTAAATGCATTTTTAGAATTACCAGCAAATCAAAAACCTAATTACTATGCAATTTTTGCACATTGTTTTACATGTTCTAGTTCTTTAGGTGCTGTAAAAAATATTAGTAGGACACTAACCAATTACGGTTTTGGAGTCATTCGTTTTGATTTTACTGGCTTAGGAAGAAGTGAAGGAGAATTTGCTGAAAGCCATTTTTCTGCAAATGTTGATGATTTAATTGCAGTAAGTAATTACATGGAATCTAATTATGAGGCGCCAACTTTATTAGTTGGACATTCTTTAGGAGGCGCTGCAGTTATTTCCGCAGCAGCTAAACTTAATACCGTAAAAGCTGTTGCAACTGTTGGCGCACCAGCAACTGTTAGTCATGTAAAACATTTATTTTCTCACGGAATAGAAGACATAAAATCCAAAGGAGAAGTTGAAGTTAATATTGGAGGAAGACCATTTAAAATAAATAATGATTTTGTTGAAAATTTTGATAAAACAGATTTACCTTCAGTTGTAAAGAATCTTAGAAAACCTTTATTAATTCTTCATTCTCCAACAGATACTATTGTTGGAATTAAAAATGCCGAACAAATTTATCACAATGCACATCATCCAAAAAGTTTTGTAACGTTAGATAATACAGATCATTTATTATCTAATGCTAAGGATAGTATTTATGTTGGAAACGTTATTGGAGCTTGGGCAGAACGTTATTTTGAGCCAAAAGAAAACCAAATGTTAACCACAAAAGGAGAACAAATTGTTGGTCATTTAAACCTACTCGAAGATAATTTTACCACATCAATTCAAACTAAAAATCATTTTATGATTGCAGACGAACCAACATCTGTTGGCGGTGATGATTTTGGACCTTCTCCTTATGAATATTTAAATGCAGGTTTAATTGCCTGTACAGCAATGACATTAAAGCTATATGCAGAACGCAAAAAATGGGATTTACAAGAGGTATTTGTTTATGTTTCTCACTCTAAAAAACATAGTGATGATCTAGAAGTTCAAGTTAACAAACCTACTTATTTAGATTTTATAACTAAAAAATTAAAATTTGTTGGTAATTTAGACGACAAGCAAAAACAACGGTTAAAAGAAATTGCTTCTAAATGCCCAGTGCATAAAACTTTAGCAAGTAAAGTTATTTTTGATACATCAATCCTAGAAAACTAA
- a CDS encoding XdhC family protein, whose protein sequence is MTHEFINILQQALINQKKGLNNVLVTVVNLDGSSYRKPGVRMLLSSDDKMVGAVSGGCVEKEIQRRAQTVFKDKKAKIITYDGRYRLGCEGVLYILLEPFFISDDLFTEFSKNISERKSFIIESYYQKEDEVFGDFGSIIQFENGAKFTFSEGKINTKNEVFSQTLQPLFKLLIIGGEHDAVKLCAQAIQLGWQVEVITSIKDPKELTDFPGATSVTAQTPEILELNNINKHTAIVIMNHNFTYDLRYLTTLQNENPVYIGILGAAKRREKLLNELFDIAPDISDEFLEKIHTPAGLNIGAETPEEIALSILAEILSVVRKKEVFSLKKITGRIHS, encoded by the coding sequence ATGACTCACGAGTTTATAAATATTTTACAGCAAGCGTTAATCAACCAAAAAAAAGGTTTGAATAACGTATTGGTAACTGTAGTAAACTTAGACGGTTCTTCTTACAGAAAGCCAGGAGTTAGAATGTTATTGTCTTCTGATGATAAAATGGTTGGTGCGGTTAGTGGTGGTTGTGTAGAAAAAGAAATACAACGCAGAGCACAAACTGTTTTTAAAGACAAAAAAGCAAAAATTATAACGTATGATGGTCGCTACAGATTAGGTTGCGAAGGCGTTTTATATATTTTATTAGAACCTTTTTTTATTTCTGATGATTTATTTACCGAGTTTTCAAAAAACATATCAGAGAGAAAATCATTTATTATTGAATCTTACTACCAAAAAGAAGATGAAGTTTTCGGTGATTTTGGCTCAATAATTCAATTTGAAAATGGAGCAAAATTTACTTTTTCAGAAGGGAAAATAAATACAAAAAATGAAGTTTTTTCTCAAACCTTACAACCACTTTTTAAACTTCTAATTATTGGAGGAGAACACGATGCTGTAAAGCTCTGCGCTCAAGCAATTCAATTAGGTTGGCAAGTAGAAGTAATAACTTCTATAAAAGACCCTAAAGAATTAACTGATTTTCCTGGAGCAACTTCTGTAACCGCACAAACTCCTGAAATTCTTGAGTTGAATAACATAAATAAGCATACAGCAATAGTAATCATGAATCATAATTTCACGTATGATTTACGTTATTTAACAACTCTACAAAATGAAAATCCAGTTTATATTGGAATTTTAGGAGCCGCTAAAAGACGAGAAAAACTATTAAATGAGTTATTTGATATTGCTCCCGATATCTCTGACGAATTCTTAGAAAAAATTCACACGCCTGCAGGTTTAAATATTGGAGCAGAAACGCCAGAAGAAATTGCTTTATCAATATTAGCTGAAATATTATCCGTAGTTAGAAAAAAAGAAGTGTTTTCTTTAAAGAAAATCACAGGAAGAATTCATAGTTAA
- a CDS encoding nucleotidyltransferase family protein — MQKTAILILAAGSSTRMKATKQLLPYKNTTLLGFAIETAQKTTANEVFCVLGHKAEIIKKSIEKQQVETILNPNFKEGLSSSIVAGIHHIFPKNFDTVLIMLADQPKITPVFLNELLKISIKNPSKIIASNYGKNIGVPAIFPKSYFLELLDLKGDKGAKNLLIKMSSKLISIESSNLIDIDTKEDYKKL, encoded by the coding sequence ATGCAAAAAACAGCAATACTTATTTTAGCGGCCGGAAGTTCTACAAGAATGAAAGCTACAAAACAATTACTACCTTATAAAAACACAACTTTGTTAGGTTTTGCAATTGAAACTGCACAAAAAACTACAGCAAACGAAGTCTTTTGTGTTTTAGGACATAAAGCTGAAATCATAAAAAAATCTATCGAAAAACAGCAAGTTGAAACTATTTTAAATCCAAATTTTAAAGAAGGATTAAGTTCAAGTATTGTTGCAGGAATTCATCATATTTTTCCTAAAAATTTTGATACTGTTTTAATTATGTTGGCAGATCAACCTAAAATAACTCCCGTATTTTTAAATGAATTACTAAAAATATCAATAAAAAATCCTTCTAAAATAATAGCATCTAATTATGGGAAAAATATTGGTGTTCCTGCAATTTTTCCGAAGAGCTATTTTTTAGAGTTATTAGATTTAAAAGGAGATAAAGGAGCTAAGAATCTATTAATAAAAATGTCTTCAAAATTAATTTCAATAGAATCCTCTAACCTAATTGACATTGACACAAAAGAGGATTATAAAAAGCTATAA
- a CDS encoding GAF domain-containing protein translates to MEVKLHKGLENLDLPLQLNISFEKIYDMLKTYASPVSKSHPFYASSKIIVEEVEKNPELITGFTDLTTLKKHEDLIELLLEALFPELLTLNEIKAVTIPFTFTSFKFTKRFENILKNAGDDYELKIRNIEENALYIMACTFILNSVYKHPIDLKRPFFFDIPDKKLGITKNYRVAFNADFMEIFPSKNAPKITEEDIKLLLDNYDNIDVWKEKFPLKSYIFKGFGIMNLFDVTADETISSIRTNLLRKDDGSIVEKLQEDLSSFYNIKDLKVGFSIFDTSELNYGTSKIKKADSILLDNEKSISCSDFFCDHIMENVFHKNKSIVISDVEKYGVGSNENPFYKKLKSRNIGSIILIPIKTSENNDLALLEIGSPRAYELNSVNKQKLQDIIPVLKAAVDRFSEEYANTLEATIQEHYTSIHPSVKWKFNNAAENYLQDIFENAENPKPEEIIFNDVHPLYGQLDIKGSSVARNNAILEDLTTQLTLAISVLREACNSENLPIYNELMFRVSAYLKEVKKGLKAGDEIAILDFLKTEIYPVFTHIKDINLELETLVNTYMGRLDNNLQVVYEKRKAYEESVTLLNDKLSKYIDKKQEGAQQMFPHYFERYKTDGVEFNMYIGESLTKKKKFDNLYLYNLRFWQIQLMYEMENLAMNATKEMEHKLRVASLILVHSNPLAIKFRMDEKQFDVDGAYNIRYEIIKKRIDKAHIKGTDERLTVPGKIAIVYSQDKDKLEYIKYINFLQSKNQLGKIEELELEDLQGVSGLKALRVKIIYKEDFDAKKTITIDQLMNELK, encoded by the coding sequence TTGGAAGTAAAATTACATAAAGGATTAGAGAATTTAGATTTACCACTTCAACTAAATATTAGTTTTGAGAAGATATACGACATGCTTAAAACATACGCAAGTCCAGTATCTAAAAGCCACCCTTTTTATGCTTCATCAAAAATTATCGTAGAAGAAGTTGAGAAAAATCCTGAATTAATAACAGGTTTTACAGATTTAACTACGCTAAAAAAACACGAAGATTTAATTGAACTTTTATTAGAAGCTTTGTTTCCTGAATTACTTACTTTAAATGAAATAAAAGCAGTAACAATTCCTTTTACCTTTACTTCATTTAAGTTTACAAAGCGCTTTGAAAATATCTTAAAAAATGCTGGTGACGATTATGAGTTAAAAATAAGAAACATAGAAGAAAATGCCTTATATATTATGGCATGTACTTTTATTTTAAATTCAGTATACAAACACCCAATAGACTTAAAACGCCCTTTTTTCTTTGATATTCCTGACAAAAAATTAGGCATTACAAAGAACTATAGAGTTGCTTTTAATGCTGATTTTATGGAAATATTTCCATCTAAAAATGCTCCAAAAATTACAGAGGAAGATATAAAATTACTGCTAGATAATTATGATAATATTGACGTTTGGAAAGAAAAATTCCCGTTAAAAAGTTATATTTTCAAAGGATTTGGTATCATGAATTTGTTTGACGTTACCGCAGATGAAACAATATCTTCTATAAGAACAAATTTATTACGAAAAGATGATGGAAGTATTGTTGAAAAACTTCAAGAAGACTTAAGTTCTTTTTATAATATTAAAGACCTTAAAGTAGGGTTTTCTATTTTTGATACATCAGAATTAAATTACGGGACTAGCAAAATAAAAAAAGCAGATAGTATTTTACTTGATAACGAAAAAAGCATTTCATGTTCAGATTTTTTCTGTGATCATATAATGGAAAATGTATTCCATAAAAACAAAAGTATTGTAATCTCTGACGTTGAAAAATATGGTGTAGGCAGTAATGAAAATCCATTTTACAAAAAATTAAAGTCAAGAAATATTGGAAGCATAATATTAATTCCAATAAAAACATCTGAGAATAATGATCTTGCTTTATTAGAAATTGGTTCTCCAAGAGCTTACGAATTAAACTCTGTAAACAAACAAAAGCTTCAAGATATAATCCCTGTATTAAAAGCAGCCGTAGATCGTTTTTCTGAAGAATACGCTAACACTTTAGAGGCAACAATACAAGAACATTACACCTCTATTCACCCTTCTGTAAAATGGAAATTTAATAACGCTGCAGAAAACTATCTTCAAGATATTTTTGAAAATGCGGAAAACCCAAAACCAGAAGAAATAATTTTTAATGATGTACATCCGCTATATGGTCAACTAGACATAAAAGGATCTTCTGTTGCCCGAAATAACGCAATTTTAGAAGACTTAACAACACAACTTACATTAGCAATTTCTGTGTTAAGAGAAGCTTGTAATTCAGAAAATTTACCTATTTACAATGAATTAATGTTTCGTGTTTCAGCCTATTTAAAAGAGGTGAAAAAAGGATTAAAAGCAGGAGATGAAATTGCGATTTTAGATTTTTTAAAGACGGAAATTTATCCCGTTTTCACACACATAAAAGACATAAATTTAGAACTCGAAACTCTAGTAAATACTTACATGGGCAGGTTAGATAATAACTTACAAGTTGTATATGAAAAAAGGAAAGCCTATGAAGAAAGTGTAACTTTATTAAATGATAAGCTTTCTAAATATATCGACAAAAAACAAGAAGGAGCCCAACAAATGTTTCCTCATTATTTTGAACGTTATAAAACCGATGGCGTTGAGTTTAACATGTATATAGGTGAATCTTTAACAAAAAAGAAAAAGTTTGATAATCTGTACTTATACAATCTTCGTTTTTGGCAAATACAGTTAATGTATGAAATGGAAAACCTTGCCATGAATGCTACCAAAGAAATGGAACACAAATTACGTGTTGCTTCTTTAATATTGGTTCACAGCAATCCTTTGGCTATTAAATTTAGAATGGATGAAAAGCAGTTTGATGTTGATGGCGCTTACAATATTCGTTACGAAATCATCAAAAAACGTATAGACAAAGCCCATATAAAAGGAACCGATGAAAGATTAACTGTTCCTGGTAAAATTGCAATAGTTTATTCTCAAGATAAAGACAAGCTAGAATATATTAAATATATAAATTTCTTACAATCTAAAAATCAACTAGGTAAAATTGAAGAGTTAGAACTAGAAGATTTACAAGGCGTTTCTGGCTTAAAAGCTTTACGTGTAAAAATAATTTACAAAGAAGATTTTGATGCTAAAAAAACAATAACAATAGATCAGTTAATGAATGAGTTAAAATAA